From the Brevibacillus choshinensis genome, one window contains:
- a CDS encoding F390 synthetase-related protein gives METVTLLWQYLKTRRLASQFTSRAQLEHWQEHQVQKLLRFVLPRSPFYRERFGTLRPDDWRYLAPIDKKLMMDHFSDLNTLGIEKEEAFRVAFGAEDSRDFTPQIGKVTVGLSSGTSGNRGVFLVGSKERARWAGVILAKALPGRLWNEHRIAFFLRANSNLYTSVNRRRIRFSFFDLLLPAAEHFTRLNEFSPTVLVAPPSMLRFLAEAKSQGILQVSPGKIISVAEVLDPLDEAYILEAFRQPVHQIYQCTEGFLAVTCPYGTLHVNEDIIVMEKEYLDEDRERFYPIITDFSRTTQPIIRYRLNDILTEKKTPCLCGSVYTALERIEGRADDVFWFKHVNGDSWVSVFPDFIRRAVMAASGEIKEYKVRQIHPALLEVSVQADERQRLLQEQVRGQLQDIVMRLGGKLPEITFTPYEREAGGKKMRRVERVFTPSETE, from the coding sequence ATGGAGACTGTAACGTTATTGTGGCAATACCTAAAGACTAGACGGCTGGCTAGCCAGTTTACATCGCGTGCCCAACTCGAGCACTGGCAAGAGCACCAGGTACAAAAACTGCTTCGCTTTGTTCTACCTCGGTCACCGTTTTATCGGGAACGCTTTGGGACACTTCGACCTGATGACTGGAGATATCTTGCGCCCATCGACAAGAAACTCATGATGGATCATTTCAGCGATCTCAACACGCTGGGAATCGAGAAGGAAGAGGCATTTCGGGTAGCTTTTGGGGCAGAGGATTCGCGAGATTTTACGCCTCAAATAGGAAAAGTGACCGTAGGCTTGTCTTCGGGAACATCGGGGAATCGGGGCGTATTTTTGGTTGGGTCAAAGGAAAGGGCGAGGTGGGCGGGTGTGATCCTGGCAAAGGCTCTACCCGGACGGCTGTGGAACGAACATCGGATCGCCTTTTTCCTGCGGGCTAATAGCAATCTCTACACCTCCGTGAATCGACGGCGAATCCGATTCTCTTTTTTTGATTTGTTACTCCCGGCCGCAGAGCATTTCACTCGGTTAAACGAGTTTTCCCCAACGGTTCTCGTCGCTCCTCCTTCCATGCTGCGATTCCTGGCTGAAGCAAAAAGCCAAGGGATATTACAGGTGTCACCAGGCAAGATCATTTCTGTCGCTGAAGTGTTAGACCCGTTGGACGAAGCATACATCCTCGAAGCATTTCGACAGCCTGTTCACCAGATATATCAATGCACAGAGGGGTTTCTTGCGGTGACCTGCCCATACGGAACGCTTCACGTGAATGAAGACATCATCGTCATGGAAAAGGAGTATCTGGATGAGGATCGGGAGCGTTTTTACCCGATCATCACGGACTTTTCCCGCACGACACAACCCATCATTCGCTATCGGCTGAACGATATTTTGACAGAAAAAAAGACTCCCTGTTTATGCGGCTCCGTCTATACGGCACTAGAGAGAATTGAAGGAAGAGCTGACGATGTGTTTTGGTTCAAGCATGTGAATGGAGATAGCTGGGTATCCGTTTTTCCTGATTTTATCCGCAGAGCGGTTATGGCTGCATCCGGGGAGATCAAAGAATACAAGGTCCGTCAGATTCATCCAGCGTTGCTTGAGGTATCCGTACAGGCTGATGAGAGACAGAGACTTTTGCAGGAGCAAGTGCGCGGCCAACTACAGGACATCGTGATGCGGCTTGGCGGCAAGCTTCCAGAGATTACCTTTACACCGTATGAACGTGAAGCAGGTGGCAAAAAAATGCGACGAGTGGAGAGGGTGTTTACCCCAAGTGAAACAGAGTAA
- a CDS encoding SRPBCC family protein, whose translation MADTTFVYVTYIATTPEKLWEALTNSEFTKQYFFGSTIESDWQEGSRITYSRNGQVSDYGTILKCEPYRILSFTWTYVADKAIREEPSQVTFELKQMESTVKLTLKHEKLVPADFVDKDDTFEGLNNGWPAILSNLKSLLETGKTLAPVAL comes from the coding sequence ATGGCTGACACGACATTTGTGTATGTGACGTACATCGCAACGACTCCGGAAAAGCTCTGGGAGGCTTTAACCAACAGCGAATTCACCAAACAATATTTCTTTGGAAGCACGATCGAGTCTGATTGGCAGGAAGGCTCACGTATTACGTACTCGCGAAATGGACAAGTCTCTGATTACGGAACGATTCTAAAGTGTGAGCCGTATCGTATCCTTTCTTTTACTTGGACGTATGTGGCCGATAAAGCGATTCGCGAGGAACCATCACAGGTTACCTTTGAGTTAAAGCAAATGGAGTCAACGGTCAAACTAACACTAAAGCATGAGAAACTGGTACCGGCGGACTTCGTAGACAAGGATGATACCTTTGAAGGTCTCAATAATGGATGGCCAGCGATTTTGAGCAACCTAAAAAGTCTGTTGGAAACGGGGAAAACCTTGGCACCTGTGGCCCTATAA
- a CDS encoding MerR family transcriptional regulator, with product MRYYEEIGLLFPPERSEGGYRLYTDRHIEQLKKINSARDVLGFSLPELLEFIQMSDVIHNQRVEAKQTDDIPLKLEKIAELEQTLEKQLQMIDQKLEKLNLFRTELTDLQERVQIAKTKYIAIQE from the coding sequence ATTCGGTATTATGAGGAAATTGGCTTGCTGTTCCCGCCGGAAAGAAGTGAAGGGGGATACCGCTTATATACCGATCGACACATCGAGCAGCTCAAGAAAATCAACAGCGCGCGAGATGTCCTCGGTTTTTCCTTGCCTGAACTTTTAGAATTTATTCAGATGAGTGATGTCATCCACAACCAGCGCGTGGAAGCCAAGCAGACTGATGATATCCCTTTAAAATTGGAGAAAATCGCGGAGCTTGAGCAAACACTAGAAAAGCAACTCCAGATGATTGACCAAAAGCTAGAAAAGCTCAACTTGTTCAGAACTGAACTTACAGATCTACAGGAGCGAGTCCAGATAGCCAAGACCAAATACATTGCCATTCAGGAGTGA
- a CDS encoding MBL fold metallo-hydrolase: MNVRLTLFDTGFCRQWEMFSIKGGRLRNIAFHAIAGLIEHPVHGLFLFDTGYSPRFFEATRSLPYALYAKITPVVTRPEQSVKAQLEERGIQVEHIKGIFLSHFHADHIGGLRDFPDSHLYCLSSAYEHVRGKFGLRALREGFLPDLMPHDFAERTTFIDRSMPIPLSKAHEPFTEAYDYFGDGSILLVELNGHATGQMGLFLRDQDQGDVFLCADAAWSSEAYRNNLLPHPIAQLIMADGTSYKENLTRLHQLSAHWPSLKILPTHCPEVWQMTQGAFAWRL, encoded by the coding sequence ATGAACGTTAGGCTAACTTTGTTTGACACAGGATTCTGCCGACAATGGGAGATGTTTTCGATAAAAGGCGGGAGGCTGCGAAACATTGCGTTTCATGCCATTGCAGGGCTGATTGAGCATCCAGTTCATGGGCTATTCCTGTTTGATACCGGGTATTCTCCTCGCTTTTTTGAGGCGACCCGTTCGCTGCCTTATGCGCTGTATGCCAAAATCACACCCGTCGTGACAAGACCGGAGCAAAGTGTAAAAGCACAGCTGGAAGAACGCGGCATCCAGGTCGAACACATTAAAGGGATTTTCCTTTCCCACTTCCACGCTGATCATATTGGAGGCTTGCGAGATTTTCCAGACTCCCACCTGTACTGCTTATCCTCAGCCTATGAACACGTTCGAGGGAAGTTCGGGCTGCGTGCGCTTCGTGAGGGATTCCTGCCTGATTTGATGCCCCATGATTTTGCGGAACGCACGACGTTTATTGACCGGTCAATGCCGATCCCTTTATCAAAAGCTCATGAACCGTTTACGGAAGCCTATGATTACTTTGGGGACGGGAGCATACTGCTGGTTGAACTGAATGGACATGCAACCGGGCAAATGGGTCTGTTTTTGCGAGATCAGGACCAAGGAGATGTATTCCTTTGTGCAGACGCCGCATGGTCGAGCGAAGCGTATCGAAATAATTTGCTTCCGCATCCGATTGCACAGCTGATTATGGCGGATGGCACGTCGTACAAAGAGAATCTGACGCGGCTACACCAGCTGTCTGCACATTGGCCAAGCTTGAAAATTTTGCCCACTCACTGTCCAGAGGTGTGGCAGATGACCCAAGGAGCGTTTGCATGGAGACTGTAA
- a CDS encoding acyl-CoA thioesterase: protein MPPLANMELVVSAEAVHGGHVNNVKYLEFLEMARKPWYQYFSTLGFRSFMAHLNVEYKKEAFLGDHLLIHTMIERVGNTSLVLRHTMKNQNEEYVLQAHATFVAISVETGEKIRVPDELREDIDEKTR, encoded by the coding sequence ATGCCGCCACTTGCCAATATGGAGCTAGTGGTCTCTGCAGAAGCCGTGCATGGAGGCCATGTGAACAACGTGAAGTATTTGGAGTTTTTAGAGATGGCTCGCAAGCCGTGGTATCAATATTTTTCCACTTTGGGCTTTCGTTCGTTTATGGCGCATCTGAATGTGGAGTATAAAAAAGAAGCCTTTCTCGGGGATCACCTGCTGATCCACACGATGATTGAGCGGGTGGGAAATACGAGCCTTGTTCTTAGACATACGATGAAAAATCAAAATGAGGAGTACGTACTGCAGGCGCACGCGACCTTTGTCGCGATCAGTGTCGAGACAGGTGAAAAAATTCGCGTTCCTGATGAATTGCGTGAAGATATAGACGAAAAAACAAGATGA
- a CDS encoding beta-ketoacyl-ACP synthase III, producing the protein MERKVKILGTGKYLPDRQVTAEELESKLGLPAGWVVKKSGVQVRHFVTNETSAQMGAIAAQRALDEAGLVFSDIDCLVCASGTSQQEIPCTAALIQEEMNQSKSGVPCFDINSTCLSFVTALDVLSCSLAMECYQRILIVSSEISSVGLNWGHKESCVLFGDGAAAVVISRTPQNETSRILASRMQTFSDGAHYSEIRGGGTLIHPSEYANGREADFQFDMDGRKIFRLTSQLITGFVEELLDTASVKKQDIGLVVPHQASGMAMRIMGNKLGFANSQMMNIIENHGNVIAASIPMALHEAIVQEKVRRGDLLLLLGTSAGLSLGGLLLEY; encoded by the coding sequence ATGGAGAGAAAAGTCAAAATCCTGGGAACAGGAAAATACTTACCTGATCGGCAGGTGACTGCAGAGGAGCTCGAGAGTAAGCTCGGCCTTCCTGCAGGATGGGTAGTGAAAAAGTCAGGTGTGCAAGTGAGGCATTTCGTGACAAACGAAACCTCAGCCCAGATGGGAGCGATTGCAGCACAGCGTGCTCTTGACGAAGCGGGGCTAGTCTTTTCTGATATCGATTGCCTGGTTTGTGCCAGCGGGACGTCTCAGCAGGAAATTCCTTGCACGGCAGCATTGATCCAAGAGGAGATGAACCAGTCTAAGTCAGGCGTTCCGTGCTTTGATATAAATTCGACGTGCCTAAGCTTTGTGACTGCCCTTGACGTGCTTTCCTGTTCCTTGGCGATGGAATGCTATCAGCGTATTTTGATCGTTTCTTCGGAGATTTCCTCCGTTGGGCTGAACTGGGGTCACAAAGAGAGCTGTGTGTTGTTTGGTGACGGAGCGGCCGCAGTCGTAATTAGCCGCACTCCACAAAATGAGACATCCCGCATCCTGGCTTCACGTATGCAGACGTTCAGTGACGGGGCTCATTACTCAGAAATCAGGGGTGGCGGGACACTCATTCACCCGAGTGAGTATGCAAATGGCAGAGAAGCAGACTTCCAGTTTGACATGGATGGGCGAAAAATCTTTCGCCTGACGTCCCAACTGATCACCGGCTTTGTAGAAGAGTTGCTGGATACGGCGAGCGTAAAAAAACAGGATATTGGGCTGGTCGTTCCCCATCAAGCGAGTGGGATGGCTATGAGAATCATGGGAAATAAGTTGGGCTTTGCGAATAGTCAAATGATGAATATCATTGAAAACCACGGCAACGTGATTGCTGCTTCGATCCCGATGGCATTGCATGAAGCGATTGTACAAGAGAAAGTCAGACGAGGAGATCTCCTGTTGCTCTTGGGTACCTCGGCAGGTCTTTCACTCGGAGGGCTCCTGCTTGAATACTAG
- a CDS encoding SRPBCC family protein, whose protein sequence is MINVTKMKIAKPAHYVYEAFVDPERIGNFWFSSSSERWEPGKTITLRYEEYNAEGTINIVAVEVDKKIEFTWGSAEDPHTVTITLHELDSSNTIVEVNEDGFHEGDENFIHDLIGNKEGWVYMLTCLKGYLENGINNLRAGLWK, encoded by the coding sequence ATGATTAACGTGACTAAAATGAAGATAGCCAAGCCAGCCCACTATGTCTATGAAGCATTTGTAGACCCTGAAAGAATCGGCAACTTTTGGTTCTCATCGAGCTCAGAGAGATGGGAGCCTGGCAAGACCATTACGCTGCGATATGAGGAATACAATGCGGAAGGCACGATCAATATCGTGGCTGTCGAAGTAGACAAGAAAATCGAGTTTACGTGGGGATCAGCCGAGGATCCTCATACTGTCACGATCACGCTGCATGAGCTAGACTCTTCGAATACCATCGTGGAAGTAAACGAAGATGGGTTTCATGAGGGTGATGAGAATTTCATCCATGACTTGATTGGCAACAAAGAAGGCTGGGTGTATATGTTAACCTGCTTAAAGGGATATTTGGAAAATGGCATCAATAACTTGCGAGCTGGTTTGTGGAAATAG
- a CDS encoding flavin-containing monooxygenase: MTTLQKKDANQLVTYDAVIVGAGFAGLYMLNRLREAGLSTLVYEAGDGVGGVWYWNRYPGARCDSESIYYNYTFSEELYQEWTWSSRYPGQPEILQYLNFVADKFDLRRDIQFETRVVSAHYDETQTKWCIQTDDGASVWATYFISAVGCLSAANVPKLKGIESFQGEWYHTGNWPHEKVEFTGKRVGVIGTGSSGIQSIPVIAEEAAHLMVFQRTPQYSSPARNHDLDEEYVQSAKQRFQEIKQAMRESAIGFPIKRSEQSALEVTEEERQQAYESAWQKGGLIFTSTFQDLMVNGEANDTLCEFIRTKIKETVQDEKIAEMLLPSYYFATKRPVLDTHYFETFNRDNVTLVNVRKEPIIEITPKGLRTEEAEYELDILVFATGYDAMTGPLLKMDIRGKNGLSLKEKWAEGARVKTYLGITTAGFPNMFMITGPESPSVLSNMPVSIEQHVEWIADCIQYLRDHGKDCIEPKSDAEEAWSKHCWDVADSTLFTKAESWYTGANIKEKPVGFPIYLGGVGNYRQICTDIAAKGYEGFTLQGVTENGQVQSS; encoded by the coding sequence ATGACAACTTTACAAAAAAAGGACGCCAATCAGTTGGTTACATATGATGCTGTTATTGTTGGGGCTGGTTTTGCAGGATTGTACATGCTCAATCGTCTTCGGGAGGCAGGTTTGTCTACCTTGGTTTACGAGGCGGGGGATGGAGTAGGTGGCGTTTGGTACTGGAATCGCTACCCAGGTGCTCGTTGCGATTCGGAAAGCATTTACTATAACTACACCTTTTCGGAAGAGCTGTATCAGGAATGGACCTGGTCTTCTAGGTATCCAGGGCAGCCGGAAATTCTCCAGTATCTGAACTTCGTAGCAGACAAATTTGACCTGCGGCGCGATATTCAGTTCGAGACGCGCGTTGTTTCGGCTCATTACGACGAAACTCAAACCAAATGGTGCATACAGACGGACGATGGAGCAAGTGTGTGGGCAACGTACTTTATATCCGCTGTTGGGTGTCTATCTGCAGCCAACGTTCCCAAACTCAAAGGGATCGAGAGCTTCCAAGGTGAATGGTATCACACAGGGAATTGGCCGCATGAAAAAGTGGAGTTCACTGGCAAGCGAGTAGGTGTCATTGGTACAGGGTCGAGCGGCATTCAATCAATTCCGGTGATTGCTGAGGAAGCAGCGCATCTCATGGTATTCCAAAGGACACCACAATATAGCTCCCCAGCGAGAAACCATGATTTGGACGAGGAATATGTACAGTCAGCCAAGCAACGCTTCCAGGAGATCAAACAAGCCATGCGCGAATCCGCCATAGGATTTCCCATAAAGCGATCTGAGCAATCCGCTCTCGAAGTGACAGAAGAAGAGCGTCAGCAAGCATATGAATCTGCCTGGCAAAAGGGCGGGTTGATATTTACCAGCACGTTCCAAGATTTGATGGTAAATGGCGAGGCGAATGATACCCTTTGCGAATTCATCCGAACGAAAATTAAGGAGACGGTTCAAGACGAAAAGATCGCAGAAATGCTGCTGCCCTCCTATTATTTCGCTACCAAACGCCCGGTTTTGGATACGCACTACTTCGAGACATTCAATCGGGATAACGTCACATTGGTGAACGTGCGGAAGGAGCCAATCATCGAGATCACGCCAAAAGGCTTGCGGACTGAGGAAGCAGAATACGAACTGGATATTCTCGTTTTTGCTACCGGCTACGATGCGATGACAGGTCCGCTGCTGAAAATGGACATACGCGGAAAGAATGGGCTATCGCTCAAGGAAAAGTGGGCGGAAGGAGCAAGGGTGAAGACGTATTTGGGGATCACTACCGCAGGTTTTCCCAATATGTTTATGATTACCGGCCCTGAGAGTCCATCTGTTCTGAGCAATATGCCCGTATCCATCGAGCAACATGTGGAATGGATTGCAGACTGCATCCAATATCTCCGCGATCATGGCAAGGATTGCATTGAGCCGAAGTCTGATGCGGAAGAAGCCTGGAGCAAGCATTGCTGGGATGTTGCCGATTCGACGCTCTTTACCAAGGCCGAATCGTGGTACACCGGAGCCAATATCAAAGAGAAGCCAGTCGGTTTTCCTATCTATCTGGGAGGTGTAGGTAACTATCGTCAAATCTGCACAGATATCGCAGCAAAAGGATATGAGGGTTTTACCCTGCAAGGTGTGACCGAAAATGGTCAGGTGCAATCCTCCTAA
- a CDS encoding MFS transporter, translating to MSRSGNAVAKATNADSYEAGLLQQPRSVWAVFFAGIIAFMGIGLVDPILPAIADKMKATPSEVSMLFTSYNAVMAVAMLFTGMIASRIGVKKTLLTGIIIIALFSFLGGLSNHIWVLGALRGGWGLGNALFVATALTAIVSLSRSGVTKAIILYEAAIGLGISVGPLLGGELGAISWRGPFFGVASLMVVAFISLIFLMPAEAKTNSSAKAKTSLMDPFRAMKHRSLVVFGLTACLYNFGFFTLMAYAPFVMGLDEHGLGFVFLGWGILLAITSVFMAPKLQQKFGTVKSMSVMLALFGLTLLAMGIWTNTQAVVIAAVIFSGALLGNNNTLITTGVMNAAPIERSTASAAYSFLRFIGGAIAPVLAGKLAEWFNPHVPFIVGAGFVLLSVVFVTLNRRHVMHVDQVGAAH from the coding sequence ATGTCACGTTCAGGTAATGCAGTAGCGAAAGCAACAAACGCTGACTCGTATGAAGCGGGTCTGTTGCAGCAGCCTCGCTCAGTCTGGGCTGTTTTCTTTGCAGGAATTATTGCGTTCATGGGTATCGGACTGGTCGATCCAATTTTGCCTGCCATTGCGGATAAAATGAAGGCAACACCTAGTGAAGTGAGCATGCTGTTTACTAGCTACAACGCGGTTATGGCTGTCGCCATGCTGTTCACTGGAATGATTGCATCCCGAATCGGGGTCAAAAAGACACTGCTCACCGGTATCATTATTATTGCTTTGTTTTCGTTTCTGGGTGGTTTATCGAATCATATTTGGGTCCTTGGCGCACTACGTGGAGGCTGGGGACTCGGCAATGCTCTCTTCGTTGCCACCGCGTTGACCGCGATTGTGTCCTTGTCTAGAAGTGGCGTCACCAAAGCCATCATTTTGTATGAGGCGGCAATCGGATTGGGAATCTCAGTCGGTCCGCTGCTGGGGGGCGAGCTTGGGGCGATTTCTTGGAGAGGTCCTTTCTTTGGCGTAGCATCGTTGATGGTTGTTGCCTTTATCTCTCTTATTTTTCTGATGCCAGCAGAAGCCAAAACCAATTCGTCTGCAAAAGCCAAGACTTCCTTAATGGATCCGTTTCGTGCCATGAAGCACCGTTCCCTGGTTGTATTTGGCTTGACGGCATGCTTGTACAACTTCGGTTTTTTCACCCTCATGGCGTATGCACCTTTTGTCATGGGGCTAGATGAGCACGGACTGGGGTTTGTGTTCCTTGGTTGGGGTATCTTGCTCGCGATTACTTCCGTGTTCATGGCTCCCAAACTTCAGCAAAAATTTGGAACAGTCAAGTCCATGTCTGTCATGCTAGCCCTGTTTGGACTTACGTTGTTAGCTATGGGCATTTGGACGAATACACAGGCTGTCGTGATCGCGGCAGTTATTTTCTCCGGAGCTCTTTTGGGAAACAACAACACATTGATTACGACTGGCGTGATGAATGCCGCTCCAATCGAGCGCTCCACCGCCTCTGCTGCTTACAGCTTCCTGCGCTTTATTGGTGGTGCCATTGCACCAGTTCTTGCTGGAAAATTGGCAGAGTGGTTTAATCCGCACGTTCCGTTTATTGTAGGGGCGGGCTTCGTGCTTTTGTCCGTCGTGTTTGTTACGCTCAACCGTCGCCATGTGATGCACGTAGACCAAGTGGGTGCTGCACATTAA
- a CDS encoding ATP-grasp domain-containing protein, with amino-acid sequence MNTRKTVVLTGGRAPATLELARLMDQAGHRVVMAESARFHLCRASRAVSRTYQVPPPRQQPDEYIRALKKIMEQEKADLLIPTCEEIFYISRGLEQLVTAGRVLAEKIDVLRPLHDKWSFCQLASKVVGATVPSTKRIESEEQMREALKRESGSVVLKPVFSRFAANVRIVHDPVSASSGDLPAISKQQPWVVQEYIKGRQLCSYAVAHNGQLALYADYETTYTAGQGASIHFSYANHPGVREFVSRFVDVQQFSGQIAFDFIEDREGKLYVIECNPRLTSGIHLFADQMQAVEAFFGKKGEVLVPRGNQAFMLGMAMLAYGLPAVRNVAEGWRWLRDYLESRDALWRNSDPLPYFQQLRMLVDLAKQRLQTGKSMLECSTSDIEWNGEE; translated from the coding sequence TTGAATACTAGAAAAACAGTCGTACTGACAGGGGGCAGGGCACCGGCTACACTGGAGCTTGCTCGCTTGATGGATCAGGCAGGGCATCGGGTCGTTATGGCTGAAAGTGCGCGTTTCCACCTCTGCCGAGCATCTCGGGCGGTTTCGCGTACGTATCAGGTTCCTCCTCCCCGTCAGCAGCCTGATGAGTATATCCGAGCGTTGAAGAAGATTATGGAACAGGAGAAGGCGGATTTACTTATCCCTACCTGTGAGGAAATCTTTTACATATCGCGTGGACTTGAGCAATTAGTGACCGCCGGGCGCGTATTGGCAGAGAAGATCGACGTGCTGCGGCCCCTTCATGACAAATGGAGCTTTTGCCAGTTAGCGAGTAAAGTGGTTGGTGCGACAGTACCGAGTACAAAACGAATAGAGTCAGAAGAGCAGATGAGGGAAGCGTTGAAGCGCGAGAGCGGATCGGTCGTGTTAAAGCCAGTCTTTTCTCGTTTTGCCGCCAATGTGCGTATCGTGCACGATCCCGTATCTGCATCCTCGGGCGATCTGCCAGCCATTTCAAAGCAACAGCCGTGGGTCGTTCAGGAATACATCAAAGGGCGACAGCTGTGCAGTTACGCTGTGGCTCATAACGGGCAACTTGCGCTCTACGCGGATTATGAAACCACGTATACAGCCGGGCAAGGCGCGTCCATCCACTTTTCGTATGCCAATCACCCGGGAGTCAGGGAGTTTGTCAGTCGATTCGTGGATGTGCAACAGTTTTCTGGTCAGATTGCCTTTGATTTCATTGAAGATCGGGAAGGCAAGCTTTACGTGATTGAGTGCAACCCTCGTCTGACCAGCGGTATTCATTTATTTGCCGATCAGATGCAAGCAGTCGAAGCTTTTTTTGGCAAAAAGGGTGAGGTACTAGTTCCCCGTGGCAACCAAGCATTCATGTTGGGAATGGCCATGTTGGCGTACGGACTGCCTGCTGTTCGAAATGTGGCAGAGGGCTGGCGCTGGCTACGGGATTATCTCGAGTCGCGGGATGCGTTGTGGCGCAATTCAGATCCGCTGCCGTATTTCCAACAGCTTCGCATGCTGGTAGATTTGGCCAAGCAGCGTCTACAGACTGGCAAAAGTATGCTGGAATGCAGTACCAGTGATATCGAATGGAATGGTGAAGAATGA
- a CDS encoding NAD-dependent epimerase/dehydratase family protein, with translation MKKRVLVTGGTGFLGKKLAARLQDSGYEVTALGRNGHSGRLLAERGISFVQADLTDRAAIREACRGQEIVFHAGAFSSPWGRYRDMYATNVGGTAHVIEGCKAYGAKRLIHVSTPSIYFDFEDRLAIKETDPLPKRFANIYAQTKYMAELEVSKAYQEGLGTVTIRPRALFGPGDNAILPRLIRANKEKFVPLVNGGRAIVDLTYVDNVVDALLLCIESPPYTLGQAYNITNGDPVTMIDVLTEVFRRLDMPLRTKHISYWQAYAAAWMLELASKTVQGYREPVLTRYSVGVLAKSQTLDISRARNELGYHPRVSIAEGIEAFTEWWRMQDER, from the coding sequence ATGAAAAAACGTGTACTGGTGACGGGCGGGACAGGCTTCCTGGGGAAAAAGCTTGCTGCACGCCTGCAAGATAGCGGTTACGAGGTAACGGCATTGGGACGCAATGGACATTCTGGTCGCCTATTAGCAGAGCGAGGTATCTCATTTGTACAGGCAGATTTAACAGACAGAGCCGCGATTCGGGAGGCATGCCGCGGACAGGAGATCGTCTTTCACGCGGGCGCCTTTTCCTCTCCTTGGGGCAGATACCGGGATATGTACGCCACAAATGTAGGGGGAACTGCTCATGTTATCGAAGGTTGTAAGGCATATGGGGCGAAAAGGCTGATTCACGTATCAACACCCAGCATCTATTTTGACTTTGAAGATCGTCTGGCGATCAAGGAAACGGACCCATTGCCCAAACGCTTTGCAAATATATACGCACAAACAAAATATATGGCTGAGCTGGAAGTGAGCAAGGCTTACCAGGAAGGGCTGGGGACGGTCACAATTCGTCCGAGAGCCTTATTCGGACCTGGGGATAATGCGATTCTTCCCCGTTTGATCCGAGCCAATAAGGAAAAGTTCGTGCCACTGGTCAACGGTGGACGAGCCATCGTGGATCTGACATATGTAGACAATGTGGTGGATGCCTTGCTCCTGTGCATTGAGTCGCCACCGTATACACTTGGGCAAGCATACAACATCACAAACGGTGATCCTGTGACGATGATCGACGTGTTGACTGAGGTATTTCGTCGCTTAGACATGCCGCTTCGAACCAAGCATATATCGTATTGGCAAGCATATGCGGCAGCTTGGATGCTAGAGCTTGCTTCCAAAACGGTGCAGGGTTATAGAGAGCCTGTGTTGACGAGATATTCAGTCGGGGTATTGGCAAAAAGCCAAACGCTTGATATATCGAGAGCCAGAAACGAGCTTGGCTATCATCCCAGGGTGAGCATCGCCGAAGGAATAGAAGCCTTTACAGAATGGTGGCGAATGCAAGATGAACGTTAG
- a CDS encoding ArsR/SmtB family transcription factor, with protein MSVMDKVFKALADSTRRQLLDLLFQINGQSLGELCEHLDMTRQSVTKHLVILEEADLIVVEWQGRNKLHYLNAAPIADIYDRWIGKFERQRMDALRDLKRKLEEENNG; from the coding sequence ATGAGTGTCATGGACAAGGTATTTAAAGCACTTGCAGATTCAACCCGAAGGCAACTTCTGGACTTGTTATTTCAGATAAACGGTCAGAGCTTAGGCGAGCTGTGCGAACATCTCGATATGACTCGACAATCGGTAACCAAACACCTCGTGATATTGGAGGAGGCCGATCTCATTGTTGTGGAATGGCAAGGACGAAACAAGCTGCATTACCTAAATGCCGCTCCGATCGCGGATATTTACGATCGTTGGATTGGCAAGTTCGAGCGGCAACGAATGGACGCTCTACGTGATCTGAAAAGGAAACTGGAGGAGGAGAACAATGGCTGA